The region CCTCTTACGCGCATACAGCGAGCATCACTTGCTGTACGTATTtctcaaaaagaaaataaactcGATTTACCTGTCCAGATTGGATCCGAATCTGTCTCGGCCTCTACGTGATTCACGTGGTCGTAGCAGTGTATCGTGCAGGTTCCGGATCTTGTCAGACCTGTACATGTTTTCTCAGACACTTCTATATGTTACAATTACAAATGTATATAAGCTCGGAGAATATGCCACATTGGATTCTCCTGCCACAAAAAAAAATCTCTCCCAGCTACTTCCCCAAAAGTGTCACTGTCCAGTGGGTCCACCCTCGATTCCCTTTATAGCGCCACGCCTTATCGTTCCCAATCGCTCACTTCCGGATCGAAAGTCGCCGGCCATGAAGCTCTTCTGCCTTCTCCTCGTCTCCTTTTTTGCCGCGGTAAGCTCTACCCCTTCTACTTGTTGGATCTCCATATCATTTCTCACGCCATGTATCGCATCCGTCCGTGCGTGGCTTGGTTAATCAGGCGTACGCGTCGTCGGAGAGAGCGATCGCGGTCGCGGGCGCCGGCGGCCTCTTATCGGATCCGGAGCAACAGTGCGTGTACACGGTGTACGTGCGGACGGGGTCGATCTGGAAGGGCGGGACGGACTCGGCAATCGGCGTGACGCTGCTGGGCTCGGACGGCACGGGCGTCCGGATCGCCGACCTGGAGCAGTGGGGCGGGATGATGGGCGCCGGCCACGACTACTACGAGCGCGGCAATCTCGACATCTTCAGCGGCCGCGGGCCCTGCATGGAGCGCGCGCCGTGCTGGGCGAACGTCACCTCCGACGGCGCCGGCGCGCACCACGGCTGGTACTGCAACTATGTCGAGGTCACGGCCACGGGGCCCCACATGGGCTGCGCGCAGCAGCTCTTCACCGTCGAGCAGTGGCTCGCCACCGACGCCTCCCCCTACCGCCTCTACGCCGCCGTCGACAACTGCGGCGACAAGCAGGCCGCCAAGGGCCAGGAGGTCAGGGCCAGCATCGCTCTGTGAAGTCTATGCACGCGCCGCGGCATAGCGTGAACTGCACCCCGAGCGATATATATATTGTTGTAAAGCATGATACGATTGATCGATGCGCGCGATTAGTTTTGGCCGGCCTCTTGACACGCCGGAAATAAAGCCAGCGTTCGTTGTGTTCTGGAACGATCTGGTTGGAGTCAAATTGAGGAGGAGTTGTTTGTTACCTGTCAATATCAGTTCATTAGCTCTCGGTGTATACGTCTACTTATCATCCGGGTCTATGTTGATCCTGTGTTTTTGTCTAcactactagcaagatgctcgtgctacGCTACGGAAGCACAAAGATCAGAGATCAGGTGAAACATTGTTTATAGTGAGGAGTCTATGTTGCTACAAAACGGTAAAAAAGTATGAGACATTGATCAAGTGATGTTATATTGTTGATAGGTATACAACGAGCAAAGTCAAACATAATGTTTCCAAATGATAAACCCTTTCGTCCAGGCTAAACAATGCCCATACAGAAGAGTGCAAACCAATTAGATGAACATGGGTCACTGACATTAATTCAGTAGGGTTTGCCTGAGTTTTTTCTCGCATTTATATGCCAAGAcataggagtacatgatgtgttgttGCTACATTTGCCAAACAGAAGCGTGTGAAAATTGGCTACATGCATACACTTAATAGGATTTTCAATGGTGCAGAGCAAACCGTGCCAACCTAAAAGTAAACGCTTCTAACCCCTAGCAGAGCAGGGTAATGGCGAAAAGGAAATCCTTCTAGTGCCTAGGATCAAAATAAACCGAGGAATAAGCAAAGGGTTATCAT is a window of Triticum dicoccoides isolate Atlit2015 ecotype Zavitan chromosome 2B, WEW_v2.0, whole genome shotgun sequence DNA encoding:
- the LOC119364473 gene encoding PLAT domain-containing protein 3-like; translated protein: MKLFCLLLVSFFAAAYASSERAIAVAGAGGLLSDPEQQCVYTVYVRTGSIWKGGTDSAIGVTLLGSDGTGVRIADLEQWGGMMGAGHDYYERGNLDIFSGRGPCMERAPCWANVTSDGAGAHHGWYCNYVEVTATGPHMGCAQQLFTVEQWLATDASPYRLYAAVDNCGDKQAAKGQEVRASIAL